A portion of the Amyelois transitella isolate CPQ chromosome 2, ilAmyTran1.1, whole genome shotgun sequence genome contains these proteins:
- the LOC106143095 gene encoding serine/threonine-protein phosphatase 1 regulatory subunit 10 isoform X2 — MPRIDPVKLLECLSVLLSPTGGIKSRGEVERLANLMTKFSKKLVSKCIYIQILKCTDTEILRLFMGSGGWLLVHVWLTESIVAKNWPLVRELLELLLLCPVDIERLKTNNCPKLVKELSKDGNHFAIRALASKLVEQWLKTVKGEQVIPIQLTEISQIISESEHNSITINNSTTEKNEEHLDLPEKENVVSKEIDSPADSSNVVVSDINVSKEVDETKEREENETLPVLKITVKDGKQILSQVDETDSKLIEGSPNSEKYNNNKHKSKNKEKSNDNKNSSRSSSSKYSKSHSSSSKNKSSSSSSSSSHKSSSSRHSSRDKSSDKDKSSSHSSKPKSESSSTKYNVKINSSSSKSKEDRNKHTSSDKDKNKEKDKIKSEKNRDSQKSTNENIQKKDTEKLEIPSIQKLGKIPKLSDIKKEKPSISIEVRKPDEPKPKTVKTFHSKFRKHGLEEEIKPPPSRAAILSKKVTPVLPPTIPIPKRPSPVHNETPPEKKPKTIEIQEKPGSIKLIPPKPKPMMLLESDMFMDALNASATNKKEPKKRKRRTSGSKDGNAPGDGSPPSTPTTITSPTNESKSVPPRFYQDTLETEESKEKLSERMSEANENVDNISDKEHVDQMESEEPHTLTINGLKGVLCYHKKKGPKKSIKWKPDSELEEIQYFELDETERVNVTKPFTDMKYLERIHEREAFQKGRNLSNDDVMEEKTTWRPLIPIDLEGQTQVEYGKNSKEKEIQAIRQKGTLQPLYFHKSMIPDSPLEADPETHPYTEPTIIPLEDVTGNQDNISDFRNMPWPEPKGNAPPASSTMNIQPMFPPNITQFPNNFPNAQFPGVPGFQGPNMVPSDWQNGAPPSLLPPMPSQLPPGMPPGSIPPGIIMPPDNMMMGPEMFAAPNAMFPGPPDGFNMQPNMFPVDFNMPGGPQGLPGPDGFAGQGNFRGAMRGRGSSGHWRGKNAGNWDGGPQRGRGAHSRGGRKSVCIYFQRKGSCRQGDNCSFLHPGVNCPY; from the exons atg ccTCGGATCGATCCTGTTAAATTGTTAGAGTGCCTAAGTGTGCTCTTATCTCCCACCGGTGGAATCAAGAGCAGAGGCGAAGTCGAGAGACTTGCTAA tttgatgacgaaattttccaaaaaactaGTGTCGAAATGTATTtacattcaaattttaaaatgcacTGACACTGAAATATTACGTTTATTCATGGGTTCTGGTGGATGGCTTCTTGTGCATGTTTGGCTAACAGAAAGCATAGTCGCGAAAAATTGGCCACTCGTTAGAGAATTACTAGAACTACTTTTACTTTGCCCGGTGGACATAGAACGccttaaaacaaacaattgcCCAAAACTTGTAAAGGAATTATCGAAGGACGGGAATCATTTTG CTATTAGAGCACTTGCTTCAAAGTTGGTAGAACAATGGCTTAAGACCGTGAAAGGAGAACAAGTTATACCCATTCAGTTGACAGAAATTTCTCAAATAATATCAGAGTCTGAACATAACTCCATAACCATAAATAATAGTACGACCGAAAAAAATGAGGAGCATCTTGATTTGCCTGAAAAGGAAAATGTTGTCTCTAAAGAAATAGACAGTCCTGCAGATTCTAGTAACGTAGTGGTTTCCGATATCAATGTTTCAAAAGAGGTAGATGAAACAAAGGAAAGAGAAGAAAACGAAACTCTGCCCGTGCTTAAAATAACTGTAAAAGATGGTAAACAGATTTTATCTCAGGTTGATGAAACTGATTCAAAGTTAATAGAAGGATCACCCAActctgaaaaatataataataataaacataaaagtaaaaataaagaaaagtcgaatgataataaaaatagttcacGGTCAAGTTCATCGAAATATAGTAAATCACATTCGTCcagtagtaaaaataaaagtagtagtagtagtagtagcaGCAGTCATAAAAGCAGTTCCAGTAGGCATAGTAGTAGAGATAAGTCTAGTGATAAAGACAAATCGTCTTCTCATAGTTCTAAACCTAAAAGTGAAAGTAGTAGTACgaaatataatgttaaaataaattcatctaGTAGTAAATCTAAAGAAGATCGAAATAAACACACGTCTTCTGATAAAGAtaagaataaagaaaaagataaaataaaaagtgagaAAAATAGAGATTCACAGAAATCCACcaatgaaaatatacaaaagaaagACACCGAGAAATTAGAAATTCCATCTATACAAAAATTGGGCAAAATTCCCAAATTgagtgatattaaaaaagaaaaaccgtCAATATCCATTGAAGTCAGAAAACCAGATGAGCCTAAACCCAAAACTGTGAAAACCTTCCATTCGAAATTCAGGAAACATGGATTAGAAGAAGAAATTAAACCTCCGCCTTCACGTGCCGCTATTTTAAGCAAAAAAGTAACGCCTGTTTTGCCACCAACAATACCAATACCAAAGAGACCATCTCCGGTTCATAACGAGACACCCCCagaaaaaaaacctaaaacTATAGAAATTCAGGAAAAACCAGGATCAATTAAACTCATTCCTCCTAAACCGAAgc caATGATGCTTCTAGAGAGCGATATGTTTATGGACGCCTTGAATGCTTcagcaacaaataaaaaagaacctAAGAAAAGAAAACGGCGAACCAGCGGTTCCAAAGATGGAAATGCACCCGGAGATGGTTCTCCGCCATCTACTCCTACAACAATAACTAGTCCCACAAACGAAAGTAAATCGGTGCCTCCTAGATTTTATCAAGACACATTGGAAACTGaagaaagtaaagaaaaattgtCTGAACGAATGTCTGAAGCCAATGAAAATGTTGATAACATATCCGATAAAGAACACGTAGATCAGATGGAATCCGAAGAACCTCATACTTTGACTATTAATGGCTTAAAAGGAGTTTTGTGCTATCACAAGAAAAAGGGACcgaaaaaaagtattaaatggAAGCCAGATTCGGAATTAGAAGAGATACAGTATTTTGAACTGGATGAAACTGAAAGAGTTAACGTTACTAAACCTTTTACCGACATGAAATATTTGGAAAGAATACACGAACGAGAGGCTTTCCAAAAAGGCAGAAATCTCAGTAATGATGATGTTATGGAGGAAAAAACAACTTGGAGACCCTTAATTCCTATTGATCTCGAGGGACAAACGCAAGTGGAGTATGGTAAAAatagcaaagaaaaagaaatacaagCAATAAGGCAAAAAGGAACGTTACAACCATTATATTTTCACAAGTCGATGATACCTGATTCTCCATTGGAAGCAGATCCTGAAACCCATCCTTATACTGAACCAACAATTATACCTCTCGAAGATGTTACAGGAAATCAAGATAATATCAGCGATTTTAGAAATATGCCATGGCCGGAACCGAAAGGTAATGCTCCGCCTGCTTCCAGTACTATGAATATTCAACCAATGTTCCCGCCAAATATCACACAGTTTCCAAACAATTTTCCTAATGCTCAATTTCCTGGCGTACCAGGGTTTCAAGGTCCGAATATGGTACCTAGTGACTGGCAAAATGGAGCACCACCAAGCTTATTACCGCCAATGCCATCTCAGCTGCCCCCTGGTATGCCTCCAGGAAGTATACCTCCGGGTATTATAATGCCTCCGGATAATATGATGATGGGACCGGAAATGTTTGCAGCACCGAACGCTATGTTTCCCGGACCGCCAGATGGTTTTAATATGCAACCGAATATGTTTCCAGTCGATTTTAATATGCCAGGGGGTCCTCAAGGTCTGCCTGGTCCAGATGGGTTTGCAGGTCAAGGAAATTTCAGAGGAGCCATGCGCGGTCGAGGATCAAGTGGTCACTGGAGGGGTAAAAATGCTGGAAACTGGGACGGAGGTCCGCAAAGAGGAAGAGGTGCCCATTCGCGCGGAGGACGTAAATCTGTTTGTATATACTTTCAAAGAAAAGGATCGTGTCGGCAAGGAGACAACTGTTCTTTTTTACATCCTGGCGTGAATTGTCcctattaa
- the LOC106143095 gene encoding serine/threonine-protein phosphatase 1 regulatory subunit 10 isoform X1: MPRIDPVKLLECLSVLLSPTGGIKSRGEVERLANLMTKFSKKLVSKCIYIQILKCTDTEILRLFMGSGGWLLVHVWLTESIVAKNWPLVRELLELLLLCPVDIERLKTNNCPKLVKELSKDGNHFAIRALASKLVEQWLKTVKGEQVIPIQLTEISQIISESEHNSITINNSTTEKNEEHLDLPEKENVVSKEIDSPADSSNVVVSDINVSKEVDETKEREENETLPVLKITVKDGKQILSQVDETDSKLIEGSPNSEKYNNNKHKSKNKEKSNDNKNSSRSSSSKYSKSHSSSSKNKSSSSSSSSSHKSSSSRHSSRDKSSDKDKSSSHSSKPKSESSSTKYNVKINSSSSKSKEDRNKHTSSDKDKNKEKDKIKSEKNRDSQKSTNENIQKKDTEKLEIPSIQKLGKIPKLSDIKKEKPSISIEVRKPDEPKPKTVKTFHSKFRKHGLEEEIKPPPSRAAILSKKVTPVLPPTIPIPKRPSPVHNETPPEKKPKTIEIQEKPGSIKLIPPKPKRKYYFIESFSSILLIYFYFTGFFAVAASMLWVKSVRYNLGSICVCAMMLLESDMFMDALNASATNKKEPKKRKRRTSGSKDGNAPGDGSPPSTPTTITSPTNESKSVPPRFYQDTLETEESKEKLSERMSEANENVDNISDKEHVDQMESEEPHTLTINGLKGVLCYHKKKGPKKSIKWKPDSELEEIQYFELDETERVNVTKPFTDMKYLERIHEREAFQKGRNLSNDDVMEEKTTWRPLIPIDLEGQTQVEYGKNSKEKEIQAIRQKGTLQPLYFHKSMIPDSPLEADPETHPYTEPTIIPLEDVTGNQDNISDFRNMPWPEPKGNAPPASSTMNIQPMFPPNITQFPNNFPNAQFPGVPGFQGPNMVPSDWQNGAPPSLLPPMPSQLPPGMPPGSIPPGIIMPPDNMMMGPEMFAAPNAMFPGPPDGFNMQPNMFPVDFNMPGGPQGLPGPDGFAGQGNFRGAMRGRGSSGHWRGKNAGNWDGGPQRGRGAHSRGGRKSVCIYFQRKGSCRQGDNCSFLHPGVNCPY; encoded by the exons atg ccTCGGATCGATCCTGTTAAATTGTTAGAGTGCCTAAGTGTGCTCTTATCTCCCACCGGTGGAATCAAGAGCAGAGGCGAAGTCGAGAGACTTGCTAA tttgatgacgaaattttccaaaaaactaGTGTCGAAATGTATTtacattcaaattttaaaatgcacTGACACTGAAATATTACGTTTATTCATGGGTTCTGGTGGATGGCTTCTTGTGCATGTTTGGCTAACAGAAAGCATAGTCGCGAAAAATTGGCCACTCGTTAGAGAATTACTAGAACTACTTTTACTTTGCCCGGTGGACATAGAACGccttaaaacaaacaattgcCCAAAACTTGTAAAGGAATTATCGAAGGACGGGAATCATTTTG CTATTAGAGCACTTGCTTCAAAGTTGGTAGAACAATGGCTTAAGACCGTGAAAGGAGAACAAGTTATACCCATTCAGTTGACAGAAATTTCTCAAATAATATCAGAGTCTGAACATAACTCCATAACCATAAATAATAGTACGACCGAAAAAAATGAGGAGCATCTTGATTTGCCTGAAAAGGAAAATGTTGTCTCTAAAGAAATAGACAGTCCTGCAGATTCTAGTAACGTAGTGGTTTCCGATATCAATGTTTCAAAAGAGGTAGATGAAACAAAGGAAAGAGAAGAAAACGAAACTCTGCCCGTGCTTAAAATAACTGTAAAAGATGGTAAACAGATTTTATCTCAGGTTGATGAAACTGATTCAAAGTTAATAGAAGGATCACCCAActctgaaaaatataataataataaacataaaagtaaaaataaagaaaagtcgaatgataataaaaatagttcacGGTCAAGTTCATCGAAATATAGTAAATCACATTCGTCcagtagtaaaaataaaagtagtagtagtagtagtagcaGCAGTCATAAAAGCAGTTCCAGTAGGCATAGTAGTAGAGATAAGTCTAGTGATAAAGACAAATCGTCTTCTCATAGTTCTAAACCTAAAAGTGAAAGTAGTAGTACgaaatataatgttaaaataaattcatctaGTAGTAAATCTAAAGAAGATCGAAATAAACACACGTCTTCTGATAAAGAtaagaataaagaaaaagataaaataaaaagtgagaAAAATAGAGATTCACAGAAATCCACcaatgaaaatatacaaaagaaagACACCGAGAAATTAGAAATTCCATCTATACAAAAATTGGGCAAAATTCCCAAATTgagtgatattaaaaaagaaaaaccgtCAATATCCATTGAAGTCAGAAAACCAGATGAGCCTAAACCCAAAACTGTGAAAACCTTCCATTCGAAATTCAGGAAACATGGATTAGAAGAAGAAATTAAACCTCCGCCTTCACGTGCCGCTATTTTAAGCAAAAAAGTAACGCCTGTTTTGCCACCAACAATACCAATACCAAAGAGACCATCTCCGGTTCATAACGAGACACCCCCagaaaaaaaacctaaaacTATAGAAATTCAGGAAAAACCAGGATCAATTAAACTCATTCCTCCTAAACCGAAgcgtaagtattattttattgagtcattttcttctatattattaatatatttttattttacaggttTCTTCGCCGTAGCTGCATCCATGTTGTGGGTGAAAAGTGTTCGCTATAATTTAGGTTCTATTTGCGTGTGTG caATGATGCTTCTAGAGAGCGATATGTTTATGGACGCCTTGAATGCTTcagcaacaaataaaaaagaacctAAGAAAAGAAAACGGCGAACCAGCGGTTCCAAAGATGGAAATGCACCCGGAGATGGTTCTCCGCCATCTACTCCTACAACAATAACTAGTCCCACAAACGAAAGTAAATCGGTGCCTCCTAGATTTTATCAAGACACATTGGAAACTGaagaaagtaaagaaaaattgtCTGAACGAATGTCTGAAGCCAATGAAAATGTTGATAACATATCCGATAAAGAACACGTAGATCAGATGGAATCCGAAGAACCTCATACTTTGACTATTAATGGCTTAAAAGGAGTTTTGTGCTATCACAAGAAAAAGGGACcgaaaaaaagtattaaatggAAGCCAGATTCGGAATTAGAAGAGATACAGTATTTTGAACTGGATGAAACTGAAAGAGTTAACGTTACTAAACCTTTTACCGACATGAAATATTTGGAAAGAATACACGAACGAGAGGCTTTCCAAAAAGGCAGAAATCTCAGTAATGATGATGTTATGGAGGAAAAAACAACTTGGAGACCCTTAATTCCTATTGATCTCGAGGGACAAACGCAAGTGGAGTATGGTAAAAatagcaaagaaaaagaaatacaagCAATAAGGCAAAAAGGAACGTTACAACCATTATATTTTCACAAGTCGATGATACCTGATTCTCCATTGGAAGCAGATCCTGAAACCCATCCTTATACTGAACCAACAATTATACCTCTCGAAGATGTTACAGGAAATCAAGATAATATCAGCGATTTTAGAAATATGCCATGGCCGGAACCGAAAGGTAATGCTCCGCCTGCTTCCAGTACTATGAATATTCAACCAATGTTCCCGCCAAATATCACACAGTTTCCAAACAATTTTCCTAATGCTCAATTTCCTGGCGTACCAGGGTTTCAAGGTCCGAATATGGTACCTAGTGACTGGCAAAATGGAGCACCACCAAGCTTATTACCGCCAATGCCATCTCAGCTGCCCCCTGGTATGCCTCCAGGAAGTATACCTCCGGGTATTATAATGCCTCCGGATAATATGATGATGGGACCGGAAATGTTTGCAGCACCGAACGCTATGTTTCCCGGACCGCCAGATGGTTTTAATATGCAACCGAATATGTTTCCAGTCGATTTTAATATGCCAGGGGGTCCTCAAGGTCTGCCTGGTCCAGATGGGTTTGCAGGTCAAGGAAATTTCAGAGGAGCCATGCGCGGTCGAGGATCAAGTGGTCACTGGAGGGGTAAAAATGCTGGAAACTGGGACGGAGGTCCGCAAAGAGGAAGAGGTGCCCATTCGCGCGGAGGACGTAAATCTGTTTGTATATACTTTCAAAGAAAAGGATCGTGTCGGCAAGGAGACAACTGTTCTTTTTTACATCCTGGCGTGAATTGTCcctattaa
- the LOC106143097 gene encoding calcium load-activated calcium channel, which translates to MWSDSLLIVFISICTAFLGEGLTWILVYRTEKYQKLKVEVERQSIKLEKRKEAHGDSLDKHHKKKIEREEERLKNNNRDLSLVKMKSMFAIGFAFTALLSMFNSIFDGRVVAKLPFYPISWIQGLSHRNLPRDDYTDCSFIFLYILCTMSIRQNIQKLLGFAPSRAASKQGGALFAAPPPQFK; encoded by the exons ATGTGGAGTGACTCATTACtaattgttttcatttcaatatGTACAGCATTTCTTGGCGAAG GTTTAACTTGGATTTTAGTCTACAGAACAGAAAAATACCAGAAATTAAAAGTAGAAGTTGAACGCCAGAGTATAAAGT TAGAAAAACGGAAAGAAGCACATGGAGACTCCCTGGATAAACATCATAagaaaaagattgaaagaGAGGAAGAAAGGctgaaaaataacaatagaGATTTATCATTAGTAAAAATGAAATCTATGTTTGCTATTGGATTCGCATTTACTGCACTTCTTAGTATGTTTAATAgcat TTTTGACGGACGAGTTGTGGCTAAACTCCCTTTCTATCCAATATCTTGGATTCAAGGATTAAGCCACCGAAACTTACCCAGGGATGATTATACAGATtgttcattcatttttttgtacattttatgtaCCATGAGTATAAG acaAAATATCCAAAAGCTTCTTGGATTTGCACCATCAAGAGCAGCATCAAAACAAGGCGGAGCTCTCTTTGCAGCACCTCCACcacaattcaaataa
- the LOC106143096 gene encoding FAD-dependent oxidoreductase domain-containing protein 1 isoform X1 encodes MNITKIIRGVRVPAAGLFRNYSNDVNPLSRTVRVVTNGIAEFFGMNKTASVYPTHADIVIIGGGYIGSAVAHALKTRAGEGLSVIVLEKDLTYREVRNNISHGTLIRNCSLPENIELASYGAEFLRKARENLGEDVDVQYTPYGFLMLASERYTEKLEQTAVQQREMGLKNEILSANEIQERFPWINTSDIKLVLARLNHAWACYNDSQSSLLYWHNLILFLDSPELRSVATTAFCDSPRLHGSKHSTSEIDSDSKIGTLVRMCVYSPAHCLILQARKACLSAGSMCLETEGVFNSWAFLSGLIRKSQDLGAIYINAEVTGFEIEKQRDVLMEGVEPGSFERICKVLYKTPDNEEHSIKFAACILAAGNKSGEIAKLAKIGNSDGLLSLPLPIEKRGYGIYAICDEDRMTHLNTPLIMDTSGVWLRKDGLTNNLLCGHVPFTSEESKNMSEEEFLKKIIEPSVNNRFPLTIGKKLKKLTTEMQDYNTYDETGIIGPHPYHNNLYIAAGFGKYGCQHAPGIGRAITELIIDSHYTTIDLTRFSFDRIFINEPLIEFDVY; translated from the exons ATGAATATAACGAAAATAATTCGTGGAGTTCGTGTACCAGCGGCGGGTTTATTCCGAAACTACTCTAACGATGTGAATCCGTTAAGCAGAACTGTGAGAGTTGTTACTAACGGGATTGCAGAATTTTTCGGAATGAATAAAACAGCATCAGTTTACCCTACTCATGCCGACATAGTTATCATTGGTGGAGGCTACATAGGCTCAGCTGTTGCTCACGCGTTAAAAACTAGGGCTGGTGAAGGTTTATCTGTAATCGTTTTAGAAAAGGATTTGACT tatagAGAAGTACGTAATAATATATCACATGGAACTCTAATAAGAAACTGTTCACTGCCAGAAAATATTGAACTTGCTTCATATGGTGCTGAATTTCTGAGAAAGGCACGAGAAAATCTAGGTGAAGATGTTGATGTGCAGTACACACCCTATGGATTTTTAATGTTAGCCAGTGAAAGGTATACTGAGAAATTAGAACAAACTGCTGTTCAACAAAGAGAAATGGGcttgaaaaatgaaatattatctGCTAATGAGATTCAAGAGAGATTTCCTTGGATTAATACCAGTGATATCAAATTAG TACTCGCCCGCCTGAATCACGCCTGGGCTTGCTACAATGATAGTCAATCTTCGTTGTTATATTGGCACAACTTGATCCTGTTCCTTGACAGCCCCGAGCTCCGCAGCGTCGCAACAACCGCTTTCTGCGATTCCCCACGTCTCCACGGGTCCAAGCACAGTACAAGTGAAATTGACAGTGACAGTAAAATCGGTACTTTAGTGAGGATGTGCGTCTACAGCCCCGCACATTGTCTGATTCTTCAAGCCAGAAAAGCTTGTCTTTCTGCGG GTAGTATGTGTCTTGAAACTGAAGGTGTATTTAACTCCTGGGCATTTCTAAGCGGACTCATAAGGAAGTCACAAGATCTCGGagctatttatataaatgctGAAGTGACTggttttgaaattgaaaaacaaCGTGATGTTTTGATGGAGGGAGTTGAACCAGGCTCATTTGAACGAATCTGTAAGGTTTTGTATAAAACGCCAGACAATGAAGAGCATTCCATTAAATTTGCCGCTTGTATCCTAGCTGCTGGTAACAAATCCGGGGAAATAGCAAAACTTGCTAAAATTGGCAACAGTGACGGACTTTTGTCATTACCActaccaatagaaaagag AGGTTATGGAATTTATGCAATATGTGATGAAGATAGAATGACGCATTTAAACACCCCATTAATAATGGATACAAGTGGAGTGTGGCTACGAAAAGATGGTTTGACAAACAACTTACTCTGCGGGCATGTACCATTTACTAGTGAAGAATCTAAAAATATGTCAGAAGAggagtttttaaaaaaaatcatagaaCCTTCTGTGAATAACAGATTCCCTTTGACAATAGGGAAAAAG ctaAAAAAGTTAACAACCGAAATGCAAGATTACAATACATATGACGAAACAGGTATTATAGGACCCCATCCTTATCACAACAATTTATACATTGCTGCTGGATTTGGGAAATATG GATGTCAACATGCTCCAGGCATAGGAAGAGCAATAACAGAATTAATAATTGACAGCCACTACACAACAATAGATTTGACGCGGTTTAGTTTCGACAGGATTTTTATAAACGAACCACTAATAGAGTTTGACGTCTACTAA
- the LOC106143096 gene encoding FAD-dependent oxidoreductase domain-containing protein 1 isoform X2 yields MNITKIIRGVRVPAAGLFRNYSNDVNPLSRTVRVVTNGIAEFFGMNKTASVYPTHADIVIIGGGYIGSAVAHALKTRAGEGLSVIVLEKDLTYREVRNNISHGTLIRNCSLPENIELASYGAEFLRKARENLGEDVDVQYTPYGFLMLASERYTEKLEQTAVQQREMGLKNEILSANEIQERFPWINTSDIKLGSMCLETEGVFNSWAFLSGLIRKSQDLGAIYINAEVTGFEIEKQRDVLMEGVEPGSFERICKVLYKTPDNEEHSIKFAACILAAGNKSGEIAKLAKIGNSDGLLSLPLPIEKRGYGIYAICDEDRMTHLNTPLIMDTSGVWLRKDGLTNNLLCGHVPFTSEESKNMSEEEFLKKIIEPSVNNRFPLTIGKKLKKLTTEMQDYNTYDETGIIGPHPYHNNLYIAAGFGKYGCQHAPGIGRAITELIIDSHYTTIDLTRFSFDRIFINEPLIEFDVY; encoded by the exons ATGAATATAACGAAAATAATTCGTGGAGTTCGTGTACCAGCGGCGGGTTTATTCCGAAACTACTCTAACGATGTGAATCCGTTAAGCAGAACTGTGAGAGTTGTTACTAACGGGATTGCAGAATTTTTCGGAATGAATAAAACAGCATCAGTTTACCCTACTCATGCCGACATAGTTATCATTGGTGGAGGCTACATAGGCTCAGCTGTTGCTCACGCGTTAAAAACTAGGGCTGGTGAAGGTTTATCTGTAATCGTTTTAGAAAAGGATTTGACT tatagAGAAGTACGTAATAATATATCACATGGAACTCTAATAAGAAACTGTTCACTGCCAGAAAATATTGAACTTGCTTCATATGGTGCTGAATTTCTGAGAAAGGCACGAGAAAATCTAGGTGAAGATGTTGATGTGCAGTACACACCCTATGGATTTTTAATGTTAGCCAGTGAAAGGTATACTGAGAAATTAGAACAAACTGCTGTTCAACAAAGAGAAATGGGcttgaaaaatgaaatattatctGCTAATGAGATTCAAGAGAGATTTCCTTGGATTAATACCAGTGATATCAAATTAG GTAGTATGTGTCTTGAAACTGAAGGTGTATTTAACTCCTGGGCATTTCTAAGCGGACTCATAAGGAAGTCACAAGATCTCGGagctatttatataaatgctGAAGTGACTggttttgaaattgaaaaacaaCGTGATGTTTTGATGGAGGGAGTTGAACCAGGCTCATTTGAACGAATCTGTAAGGTTTTGTATAAAACGCCAGACAATGAAGAGCATTCCATTAAATTTGCCGCTTGTATCCTAGCTGCTGGTAACAAATCCGGGGAAATAGCAAAACTTGCTAAAATTGGCAACAGTGACGGACTTTTGTCATTACCActaccaatagaaaagag AGGTTATGGAATTTATGCAATATGTGATGAAGATAGAATGACGCATTTAAACACCCCATTAATAATGGATACAAGTGGAGTGTGGCTACGAAAAGATGGTTTGACAAACAACTTACTCTGCGGGCATGTACCATTTACTAGTGAAGAATCTAAAAATATGTCAGAAGAggagtttttaaaaaaaatcatagaaCCTTCTGTGAATAACAGATTCCCTTTGACAATAGGGAAAAAG ctaAAAAAGTTAACAACCGAAATGCAAGATTACAATACATATGACGAAACAGGTATTATAGGACCCCATCCTTATCACAACAATTTATACATTGCTGCTGGATTTGGGAAATATG GATGTCAACATGCTCCAGGCATAGGAAGAGCAATAACAGAATTAATAATTGACAGCCACTACACAACAATAGATTTGACGCGGTTTAGTTTCGACAGGATTTTTATAAACGAACCACTAATAGAGTTTGACGTCTACTAA